The following are from one region of the Treponema denticola genome:
- a CDS encoding copper homeostasis protein CutC, producing MKNVKIEICAGSFEDAVLAEKVGASRIELNSSLFLGGLTPSLGTLKLVKKETHLEVMAMVRPRAAGFFYSSYEYKTMLEDAKLFIDNGADGLVFGFLKKDGTIDEKRCEALIKIAGSRDKVFHRAIDVVPDPLKALDELISLGFTRVLTSGQEPTAYEGADLIAKMVKRAKGRIEILPGGGITEKNASKIIKLTGVDQIHFAALKRREEPSTKANPSIYYGGALYPPEDSIEVAGLDEMTKVIKSL from the coding sequence ATGAAAAATGTTAAAATAGAAATTTGTGCGGGATCCTTTGAGGATGCCGTCTTGGCGGAAAAGGTAGGAGCTTCAAGGATTGAACTTAATTCTTCTCTTTTTTTGGGAGGCTTGACTCCCTCTCTTGGAACCTTAAAGTTGGTTAAAAAGGAAACCCATCTTGAGGTTATGGCCATGGTAAGGCCCAGAGCAGCCGGTTTTTTTTATTCTTCTTATGAATATAAGACTATGCTTGAAGATGCAAAACTTTTTATAGATAACGGAGCAGACGGTCTTGTCTTCGGTTTTTTAAAAAAAGACGGAACCATCGATGAAAAACGGTGTGAAGCTTTGATAAAAATTGCAGGAAGCAGGGATAAGGTTTTTCACAGAGCCATTGATGTGGTCCCTGATCCCTTAAAGGCCCTGGATGAGCTTATTTCTTTAGGATTTACAAGAGTTTTAACGAGCGGGCAAGAGCCTACAGCCTATGAGGGTGCCGATTTAATTGCCAAAATGGTAAAACGTGCAAAAGGCCGAATCGAAATTTTACCCGGCGGCGGAATTACCGAAAAAAACGCTTCAAAAATAATCAAACTTACCGGTGTTGATCAGATTCATTTTGCAGCCCTAAAACGGAGAGAGGAACCGTCTACCAAGGCAAATCCTTCAATCTATTATGGAGGAGCCCTCTATCCGCCTGAGGACAGTATCGAGGTTGCCGGACTTGATGAGATGACAAAGGTCATAAAAAGCTTGTAA